The Nitrospira tepida genome includes a window with the following:
- a CDS encoding efflux RND transporter permease subunit: MTSHFFIQRPIFASVLSIIIVVIGLVALQALPVAQFPEITPPVVQIDADYPGASAEVVADSVARPIEVQLPGIDNLLYYDSTSTNDGHMTIKLTFEIGTDVDIAQVQTQNRQKLAEPQLPPEVVRQGISVKKVSPDLLAVVALSSSDPTHDTIYLSNYAILRVIDNLKRLKGVGDAFVFGSANYSMRLILDPVRMAQLNLTPTDIANVVREQNRDFPAGVIGREPALKGTELTIPVITQGRLTEVRDFEDLIVRALPNGSMIRLKDVARIELGAQSYTLEGRWNGKPNVFLLTFLSPGANALETVKRIREEMASVSKNFPPGVSYDVPYDTTKFIEVSIKEVVKTLGEAMILVILVVYLFLQTWRATLIPAVAVPVSLIGAFIGLQALGFSINTLTLFGMVLVIGIVVDDAIVVVENVERHMREGGLSPKAAAMKAMTEVTGPVIAIVLVLCAVFVPVGFLGGITGELYKQFAITIAIAVVISGFVALTLSPALCSLVLKSEHRPQRGFFARFNRVFDWTRDRYTKVVGTVMKRSAVALAIFAVLVVAAIGMFRMIPSSFLPEEDQGYFITVVQLPDGASKQRTDAVLEKIERYFLANPSIHSTDALSGQNFVFNTRGPNAATMFLPLHHWDERQAPHQHVNALIGAAYGEFAKIPEALILAFNAPPIRGLGATGGFSLQVQDPSGGDFNKFAEVTQAFIQKARQTPGIGAIGTSFRVSAPRLNAKINRERAKSLGVPISEVFDTMQAFFGNLYINDFVKFGRVYRVQTEADAHYRSTPEDISKIYVRAQGPQGSRMIPLDTVVTAEYTSGPDPVTHFNGFNTALVLGTAAPGFSSGQALEALERVAQEVLVPQGYGIDWSGISYQEQKAGSESVFAFAFGLLMVFLVLAAQYESWSVPFAVILAVPFGVFGAMTAVWVSGQANDIYFQIGLVTLIGLSAKNAILIVEFANHRVEAGMAPWEAALEAARLRFRPIIMTSMAFILGVVPLVFASGAGAASRHSIGTGVFGGMLAATFLAIFFVPLFFVLIQKVSRRLIGRKPRPPEVLPAPSEAEEEEFQHA; encoded by the coding sequence ATGACCTCGCATTTCTTCATCCAACGTCCCATCTTCGCGTCCGTATTGTCGATCATCATCGTCGTGATCGGCCTGGTGGCCTTGCAGGCCTTGCCGGTCGCGCAGTTTCCGGAGATCACGCCGCCGGTGGTGCAGATCGATGCCGATTATCCCGGCGCCAGCGCGGAGGTCGTGGCGGATTCCGTCGCGCGCCCGATCGAGGTGCAACTGCCGGGCATCGACAACCTGCTGTACTACGACTCGACCAGCACCAACGACGGCCACATGACGATCAAGCTCACGTTCGAGATCGGGACGGACGTGGACATCGCGCAGGTCCAGACCCAGAACCGGCAGAAGCTTGCGGAGCCGCAATTGCCGCCGGAAGTGGTCCGGCAAGGCATCTCCGTCAAGAAAGTCTCGCCGGACCTGCTGGCCGTGGTGGCGCTCAGCTCCAGCGATCCCACGCACGACACGATCTACCTGTCCAACTACGCCATTCTCCGCGTGATCGACAATCTCAAACGGCTGAAAGGCGTGGGCGATGCGTTCGTGTTCGGCAGCGCGAACTATTCGATGCGCCTCATTCTCGACCCGGTCAGGATGGCCCAGCTCAACCTGACGCCGACCGACATCGCCAACGTGGTCCGGGAACAGAATCGGGATTTCCCGGCCGGGGTGATCGGCCGGGAGCCGGCGCTCAAAGGCACCGAGCTGACCATTCCGGTCATCACGCAGGGACGCCTCACCGAGGTCAGGGATTTTGAAGACCTGATCGTCCGGGCCCTGCCCAACGGCTCGATGATCCGCTTGAAGGACGTCGCCAGGATCGAGCTGGGCGCGCAATCCTACACGCTCGAAGGCCGGTGGAACGGCAAACCCAATGTGTTTCTGCTCACGTTCCTCTCCCCCGGCGCCAACGCGCTGGAGACCGTCAAGCGCATCCGCGAAGAGATGGCGTCGGTGTCCAAGAACTTTCCGCCGGGCGTGTCCTACGACGTCCCGTACGACACGACCAAGTTCATCGAGGTCTCCATCAAGGAGGTCGTCAAGACGCTCGGCGAGGCCATGATTCTGGTGATCTTGGTCGTCTACCTGTTCCTCCAAACCTGGCGGGCCACGCTCATCCCGGCCGTGGCGGTGCCGGTCTCGCTGATCGGCGCCTTCATCGGGTTGCAGGCCCTGGGGTTCTCGATCAACACGTTGACGCTCTTCGGGATGGTCCTCGTAATCGGCATCGTGGTGGACGACGCGATCGTGGTCGTGGAGAACGTCGAACGACACATGCGCGAAGGCGGGCTGTCGCCCAAGGCGGCGGCGATGAAGGCGATGACCGAGGTCACGGGACCTGTCATCGCCATCGTGCTCGTGCTCTGCGCCGTGTTCGTCCCGGTGGGATTCTTGGGCGGCATCACGGGCGAACTGTATAAGCAGTTTGCGATCACGATCGCCATCGCCGTCGTCATTTCCGGATTTGTCGCGCTCACGCTGAGTCCCGCCCTCTGCTCCTTGGTGCTGAAGTCGGAGCACCGGCCGCAGCGGGGATTCTTCGCCCGGTTCAACCGGGTCTTCGACTGGACGCGCGACCGTTATACGAAGGTCGTGGGGACCGTCATGAAACGCTCGGCGGTGGCGCTCGCCATCTTCGCCGTGCTGGTCGTGGCGGCCATCGGAATGTTCCGCATGATCCCGAGCAGTTTTCTCCCGGAGGAGGATCAGGGCTACTTCATCACGGTTGTCCAACTGCCGGACGGCGCGTCGAAGCAACGGACGGATGCCGTGCTCGAAAAGATCGAACGATATTTTCTGGCCAATCCGTCCATCCATTCCACGGATGCGCTATCGGGCCAGAATTTCGTGTTCAACACGCGAGGCCCCAACGCAGCCACGATGTTTTTGCCGCTGCATCATTGGGACGAACGGCAAGCGCCTCACCAGCATGTGAACGCGCTGATCGGCGCCGCCTACGGCGAATTCGCCAAAATTCCCGAGGCCTTGATTCTCGCCTTCAATGCGCCGCCGATCCGCGGGCTCGGGGCGACCGGCGGCTTCTCGCTTCAGGTCCAGGATCCGAGCGGCGGGGACTTCAACAAGTTCGCAGAGGTGACCCAGGCCTTCATTCAAAAAGCCCGGCAGACGCCGGGCATCGGCGCCATCGGGACGAGCTTCCGGGTGAGCGCCCCCCGGTTGAACGCGAAGATCAACCGCGAACGGGCCAAGTCGCTGGGCGTGCCGATCTCGGAAGTGTTCGATACGATGCAGGCCTTCTTCGGGAACCTGTACATCAACGACTTCGTGAAGTTCGGCCGGGTGTACCGGGTGCAGACCGAGGCCGACGCCCACTATCGCTCGACGCCCGAGGACATCAGCAAAATCTATGTCCGGGCTCAGGGCCCCCAAGGGTCGAGGATGATTCCGCTGGATACGGTGGTGACCGCCGAGTACACCAGCGGACCCGATCCCGTGACCCACTTCAACGGCTTCAACACGGCCCTGGTCTTGGGAACCGCGGCCCCGGGGTTCAGCTCCGGGCAGGCGTTGGAGGCGCTGGAACGCGTGGCGCAGGAGGTGTTGGTGCCGCAAGGCTACGGAATCGATTGGAGCGGCATTTCCTATCAGGAACAGAAGGCGGGATCGGAGTCGGTCTTTGCGTTCGCGTTCGGATTGCTGATGGTGTTCTTGGTCTTGGCCGCCCAGTATGAGAGCTGGTCGGTTCCGTTCGCCGTGATCCTGGCCGTGCCGTTCGGCGTGTTCGGCGCGATGACCGCCGTGTGGGTGAGCGGACAGGCCAACGACATCTATTTTCAGATCGGGCTCGTCACCTTGATCGGCCTCTCGGCCAAGAACGCCATTCTGATCGTCGAGTTCGCCAATCACCGAGTCGAAGCCGGCATGGCTCCCTGGGAGGCGGCGCTGGAGGCCGCCAGGCTGCGGTTCCGCCCGATCATCATGACGTCGATGGCCTTTATTTTGGGTGTGGTCCCGTTGGTGTTTGCGAGCGGCGCGGGAGCCGCCAGCCGCCATTCCATCGGCACCGGCGTGTTCGGCGGCATGCTGGCGGCCACCTTCCTGGCCATTTTCTTCGTGCCGCTGTTCTTCGTCCTGATCCAAAAGGTGAGCCGCCGTTTGATCGGGCGCAAGCCTCGGCCGCCCGAGGTGTTGCCGGCTCCATCCGAAGCCGAAGAGGAGGAGTTTCAACATGCGTAA